From a single Sulfolobus sp. E5-1-F genomic region:
- a CDS encoding APC family permease, translated as MDRGKESLRKELSLLNLTIMGVAGAVGTGVLFSSAAMAANAGPALIISWILGGIFYFFVGLTYIQLALNYPEAGGPSRYSIYSHGKVANMINAFSDLIWYLFIPPIEAIAVVYGINYFTSSKLALVNPQGIPTTIGAFLGVILTLLFVPFNYYSVGTFGKSTTFFGIFKVLLYLIVGFGFLALLSHLSNFTAYGGFAPFGILGIFSAIPLAMFAFGGIRVIPDYAEETKDYTILNKAILYTVLGQTLIYLLFSVAFVASIDWKSLGISPGNWSALSKISGNPFIDIAGSSNVYSLLLLTAIIGIIGPFVTGYIYMGAGMRILFAMARSKYVSEKMKELNQYSVPLWALIVFAIVGALVAYLSSPVPTIYGLISDAVVAGYIGFSASPVALVALKREGKLKEYIPGSEIFSPLAFIFASLIIFWSGWPSVPYAVALLAIVSLIFSIIYKIRENAVNALWYIGYIITLLIMTYIGSDGALNIINFYYSSAIVVIVAIIFYFIGVYSRIRYNRS; from the coding sequence ATGGATAGAGGTAAAGAATCATTAAGAAAGGAACTTTCTTTATTAAATCTAACAATAATGGGAGTCGCAGGTGCAGTGGGAACTGGAGTGCTATTCAGTTCAGCAGCTATGGCCGCAAATGCAGGTCCAGCCCTAATAATTTCGTGGATTTTAGGAGGCATCTTCTACTTCTTTGTAGGCTTAACTTACATCCAATTAGCTTTAAACTATCCTGAAGCCGGAGGACCTTCTAGATATTCGATCTACTCCCATGGAAAAGTGGCTAACATGATAAACGCGTTTTCAGATCTAATTTGGTATTTATTTATTCCACCTATTGAGGCAATTGCGGTAGTCTACGGAATTAACTACTTCACATCATCCAAACTAGCCTTAGTAAATCCACAAGGTATACCAACAACAATTGGTGCATTTTTGGGAGTTATACTAACATTATTGTTCGTGCCCTTTAACTACTATTCGGTTGGAACATTTGGAAAATCAACAACGTTCTTCGGAATATTCAAAGTGTTATTATACCTCATAGTAGGATTTGGCTTTTTAGCCTTATTATCTCATTTATCCAATTTCACAGCATATGGTGGATTTGCCCCTTTTGGAATTCTCGGCATATTTTCAGCAATTCCCCTAGCAATGTTCGCCTTTGGAGGAATAAGAGTTATACCAGATTATGCAGAGGAAACTAAGGATTATACAATATTGAACAAGGCGATATTATATACAGTTCTAGGACAAACTCTAATTTATCTCTTGTTTTCAGTGGCGTTTGTAGCATCTATTGATTGGAAGAGCTTAGGGATAAGTCCGGGTAATTGGAGTGCATTATCTAAAATTTCTGGAAACCCATTCATAGATATCGCAGGTAGCAGTAACGTATATTCCTTATTACTTTTAACTGCAATAATAGGAATAATAGGACCATTTGTAACTGGATATATTTACATGGGAGCTGGAATGAGAATATTATTCGCAATGGCTAGGTCTAAGTACGTCAGTGAGAAGATGAAGGAACTAAACCAATATTCAGTTCCCCTATGGGCTCTAATAGTATTTGCCATAGTTGGGGCATTAGTTGCATATCTGTCATCACCAGTACCCACAATTTACGGACTAATTTCAGATGCAGTAGTTGCTGGATATATAGGGTTCTCAGCCTCACCGGTAGCCCTTGTAGCATTAAAAAGAGAAGGGAAATTAAAGGAGTACATTCCGGGTAGTGAAATATTCTCGCCTTTAGCATTTATCTTTGCATCATTAATAATATTCTGGAGCGGATGGCCATCTGTACCTTATGCAGTGGCGTTATTAGCAATTGTTAGCCTAATCTTTTCAATAATATACAAAATAAGGGAAAACGCAGTAAACGCGTTATGGTACATTGGATACATAATAACCTTATTAATAATGACATATATTGGAAGCGATGGAGCGTTGAACATAATAAACTTCTATTACAGTAGTGCAATAGTAGTAATAGTTGCCATCATCTTCTACTTCATTGGAGTTTATTCAAGAATACGTTACAATAGAAGTTAA
- a CDS encoding S41 family peptidase: MKAYYMYPDIRGDLIAFTSDDDIWLLSLKDMKPIRITSGLGVSIRPKISPSGKKVAFTVIWLKSGKQGGDIYVVEDGQARRVTYFGSRNSRVVGWISEDEIIVITDFHTPFAQWTEAYKVNVNNGVAEKLPFGMLSNIVIKDDVIVIARGYQDLPNWKGYKGGTKGELWISRNGGKTFEKFVSLDGNVSWPMIVGNRVYFLSDHEGISNLYSVDLEGKDLKRHTNFTDYYCRNASSDGKKIVFQNAGDIYLYDPEKDSLSKLDIDLPTDRKKRQPKFVSVIEYMNEAVVNGNYIALVTRGKAFLMRPWDGPAVQLGKKQGVKYRQIQVLPNGDVIGVNDEDKLVILGKDGSEKVINRDFGRIERVKVSPDGKKVLLSNNKLELWVYEIDNDNARLIDKSEYDLILEFDWHPNSEWFAYAFPEGYYTQSIKLAHIDGKVVRITTPYGYDFSPSFDPDGRYLYFLAARHLDPTNDKVIFNLSFQRVVKPYLVVLGNYYSPFNQPLDEASINDKNVIIEGIEDRVVPFPIEEENYVQIAGAKNNKIFLFSYPIRGLRSQTGDVFGRLEVYDLENKTKELYADNVSSFSLSSDKSKILLMLKDNLRLFDVNTKPDLNSTGRKGGVVDLSRVKVYIEPEKEWRQMLKETWKLMKQNYWNEERLKNWDSVLPKYERLLDRISTRFELSDIIQEMQGETRTSHSYETAYDYDTPEPLSVGGLGAEFEYDENNKCYRITKIYVGDSTNENERSPLRDPGVQLNVGDCIKAIDGEEANDNIYSHLINKDQVILDVITTEGKSKRVTVKVLKDERFLIYRYWVEKNREYVHEKSKGRLGYIHIPDMMYQGFAEFYRLFMSEFHREGLVVDVRFNRGGFVSGLLLEKLLLKRVGYDYPRNGKPIPMPYFSSPKVLVGITNEHAGSDGDIFSFLFKKYKLGVLIGRRTWGGVVGIRPRYRLVDKTYISQPEFAVNFEDVGFGIENYGVDPDIVVEIKPEDYANSRDTQLDMAIELALKQL, translated from the coding sequence ATGAAGGCATACTACATGTACCCCGATATTAGAGGGGATCTAATAGCCTTTACTTCAGATGATGATATATGGCTTCTTTCGTTAAAAGACATGAAACCAATCAGGATAACAAGTGGTTTAGGGGTTTCCATAAGGCCTAAAATAAGTCCAAGCGGTAAAAAAGTTGCATTTACTGTTATTTGGCTTAAGAGCGGAAAGCAAGGTGGAGATATCTACGTTGTCGAAGATGGACAAGCTAGGAGGGTTACTTACTTTGGAAGTAGGAATAGTAGGGTTGTTGGTTGGATTTCAGAAGACGAGATTATAGTCATAACTGATTTTCACACTCCTTTTGCTCAATGGACTGAGGCGTATAAGGTGAATGTAAATAACGGAGTGGCAGAGAAATTGCCTTTTGGTATGTTATCCAACATTGTAATTAAGGACGATGTAATAGTAATTGCCAGAGGTTATCAAGACTTACCAAATTGGAAAGGATATAAGGGTGGTACTAAGGGTGAATTATGGATTTCTCGTAATGGCGGTAAAACCTTTGAGAAGTTTGTTAGTCTAGATGGTAACGTTAGTTGGCCTATGATAGTTGGGAATAGGGTTTACTTCTTGTCTGATCATGAGGGAATTAGTAACTTGTATTCCGTTGATTTAGAAGGTAAGGATTTAAAGAGGCATACTAATTTCACTGATTACTATTGTAGAAATGCTAGTAGTGATGGTAAGAAGATTGTTTTTCAAAACGCTGGAGACATATATTTATACGATCCAGAAAAGGACAGTTTATCTAAATTGGATATTGACTTACCTACTGACAGGAAGAAGAGACAACCAAAATTCGTAAGTGTAATAGAGTACATGAATGAGGCTGTTGTAAACGGTAATTATATAGCGTTAGTAACCAGAGGTAAGGCATTTTTAATGAGACCATGGGATGGACCTGCAGTTCAATTAGGCAAGAAACAAGGTGTAAAATATAGGCAGATACAAGTTTTGCCTAATGGCGATGTGATAGGAGTAAACGATGAGGACAAATTGGTGATTTTAGGTAAGGATGGAAGCGAGAAGGTAATAAATAGGGATTTTGGTAGGATAGAGAGAGTCAAAGTTTCTCCAGATGGTAAGAAAGTGTTATTATCTAACAATAAACTTGAGTTGTGGGTTTACGAGATTGATAACGATAATGCTAGACTAATAGATAAAAGTGAATACGATCTAATTTTAGAATTTGATTGGCATCCTAATAGTGAGTGGTTTGCTTATGCTTTTCCAGAAGGCTATTATACTCAGTCAATAAAGCTAGCTCACATTGACGGGAAGGTTGTTAGGATAACAACTCCCTATGGGTATGATTTTTCGCCATCATTTGATCCAGATGGTAGATATTTATATTTCTTGGCTGCTAGGCATTTGGATCCAACTAACGATAAGGTAATATTTAATTTAAGTTTCCAGAGAGTCGTTAAACCATACCTAGTAGTTTTAGGAAATTACTATTCCCCCTTTAATCAACCATTAGATGAGGCTAGTATTAACGATAAAAACGTCATAATCGAAGGAATTGAAGATAGGGTAGTTCCATTCCCAATTGAAGAGGAAAATTACGTGCAAATAGCTGGAGCTAAGAACAATAAGATCTTCCTATTTTCCTATCCGATAAGGGGTCTGAGGTCACAGACTGGAGATGTATTTGGTAGGTTAGAGGTTTATGACCTAGAGAATAAGACAAAGGAACTATATGCAGATAATGTGTCAAGCTTCTCCTTGTCTAGCGATAAAAGTAAAATACTTTTAATGCTTAAGGATAATCTAAGACTATTTGACGTTAATACTAAACCAGATCTTAACTCAACTGGAAGGAAAGGTGGAGTAGTAGATTTATCTAGAGTTAAGGTTTACATTGAGCCAGAGAAGGAATGGAGACAAATGCTTAAAGAAACGTGGAAGTTGATGAAACAGAATTATTGGAATGAGGAAAGATTAAAGAATTGGGATTCTGTGTTGCCCAAATACGAGAGACTTTTAGATAGGATAAGTACTAGGTTTGAGCTTTCCGATATAATTCAAGAGATGCAAGGTGAGACGAGGACTTCCCATTCTTATGAAACAGCATACGATTATGATACTCCAGAACCGTTGTCAGTTGGTGGTTTAGGTGCTGAGTTTGAGTATGATGAGAATAATAAATGCTACAGGATTACAAAGATTTATGTTGGGGATTCCACTAACGAGAATGAGAGGAGTCCATTAAGGGATCCTGGTGTTCAATTAAACGTTGGAGATTGTATAAAGGCTATTGATGGAGAGGAGGCGAATGATAACATTTACTCTCATCTAATAAATAAGGATCAAGTGATTCTTGACGTAATAACTACTGAGGGCAAGAGTAAGCGCGTTACGGTTAAAGTGTTAAAAGATGAAAGGTTCTTAATATATAGGTATTGGGTTGAGAAGAATAGGGAATACGTTCATGAGAAAAGCAAGGGTAGGTTAGGGTATATTCACATACCAGATATGATGTATCAAGGGTTTGCTGAATTTTATAGACTTTTCATGTCTGAATTCCATAGAGAAGGGTTGGTTGTTGACGTTAGGTTCAATAGGGGTGGTTTCGTCTCTGGATTACTCTTAGAGAAGTTACTCTTGAAGAGAGTAGGCTATGATTATCCTAGAAATGGAAAACCAATACCCATGCCTTACTTCTCATCTCCTAAGGTTTTAGTGGGAATAACTAATGAGCATGCTGGATCTGATGGTGATATCTTTTCATTCTTGTTCAAGAAGTACAAGTTAGGAGTACTTATCGGTAGAAGGACTTGGGGAGGTGTTGTCGGTATAAGACCTAGATATAGATTAGTGGATAAGACTTATATTAGCCAACCAGAGTTTGCTGTTAACTTTGAGGATGTAGGTTTCGGTATAGAAAATTATGGTGTGGATCCAGATATTGTTGTTGAGATTAAACCTGAGGATTACGCAAATAGTAGAGATACTCAATTAGACATGGCGATAGAGTTAGCACTGAAACAGCTTTAA
- a CDS encoding 2,5-diamino-6-(ribosylamino)-4(3H)-pyrimidinone 5'-phosphate reductase has protein sequence MVMRPYVIIFSTVSMDGRLATKTGYSKLSCPYDKQRQHELRSEVDAVMVGANTVRVDNPSLTVKYAKNKRNPIRVVVSGDFNLDPSYKIFTTPPLTIIYTSKYEREKVDEFSKKGVIIRKFVNLEDLLGDLYHNFNVRKLMIEGGGHLIWSFIRNDLYDEIRITISPRIFGNGVSFAQGEGFIDEDSPKLKLIDAKICECGNEVHLMYKK, from the coding sequence ATCGTAATGAGACCTTATGTAATAATTTTTAGCACAGTATCAATGGATGGTAGACTTGCAACTAAAACTGGTTATAGTAAATTAAGTTGTCCTTATGATAAACAAAGACAACATGAGCTAAGAAGCGAAGTTGATGCAGTAATGGTAGGAGCTAATACAGTAAGAGTAGATAATCCATCATTGACAGTTAAGTACGCTAAAAATAAGAGAAATCCCATTAGAGTAGTGGTATCTGGAGATTTTAATTTAGATCCTTCGTATAAGATATTCACTACACCTCCCTTAACAATAATTTACACGTCCAAATACGAAAGGGAAAAAGTTGATGAGTTTAGTAAAAAAGGAGTTATTATTAGGAAATTCGTTAATTTGGAAGACCTTTTAGGAGATTTATACCATAATTTTAATGTTAGAAAATTGATGATTGAAGGAGGTGGACATCTAATATGGTCATTTATAAGAAACGATCTCTATGACGAAATTAGAATAACAATTTCCCCCAGAATTTTTGGAAATGGAGTCAGTTTTGCACAAGGAGAGGGATTTATCGACGAGGACTCTCCAAAACTTAAGCTAATTGATGCCAAGATTTGCGAATGTGGGAATGAAGTTCATCTTATGTACAAGAAATAG
- a CDS encoding class I SAM-dependent methyltransferase, with product MHHHHGHYYPPEDFRRTFERPEEFLPEVFEGKKGVIVDYGCGNGFYAKYLLEYATKLYCIDINVIALEEVKKKFKSVITLTSPKEIPDNTVDFVLFANSFHDMDDKHDVVNEVKRILKNDGRVIIIDWKKENTGFGPPLSIRMDEKDYMKWFSDFIVEKRFTPTPYHFGLILKRKTS from the coding sequence ATGCACCATCATCATGGGCATTATTACCCTCCAGAAGATTTTAGACGTACCTTTGAGAGACCAGAGGAATTTCTACCAGAGGTATTTGAGGGAAAGAAAGGAGTTATAGTAGATTACGGCTGTGGAAATGGGTTCTACGCTAAATATTTGCTAGAATACGCTACCAAACTATATTGCATTGACATAAACGTTATTGCCTTGGAAGAGGTTAAAAAGAAGTTCAAAAGTGTAATAACCCTTACGAGCCCTAAGGAAATCCCAGATAATACAGTTGACTTCGTTTTGTTCGCTAATTCATTCCACGATATGGATGATAAGCATGACGTTGTAAATGAGGTTAAGAGAATCCTAAAGAATGATGGCAGGGTTATTATTATAGATTGGAAAAAAGAGAATACTGGATTTGGTCCTCCATTAAGTATTAGAATGGATGAGAAAGATTACATGAAATGGTTTAGTGATTTTATAGTAGAGAAGAGATTTACACCAACACCCTATCACTTTGGATTGATACTGAAGAGAAAGACTAGTTGA
- a CDS encoding MFS transporter, translating to METRIVPYWFLIFTIGFGWFSLAPLVPVLENYFNVPLSSILFIISSYGYSMAILGLLAGFLSAKFTTRSVLLISSVLSFIGLLGRALSNGFPTFFLFAIVASVAYPLAVAPVGSIARSMFKGRASTIVGVSVGILFIGMALGSFFSPSIFSFIGLRGTLMLSAILALIALVLIIPSLRNYPSDYERSLKGSFTPGMIKNWYVGLAVASISVMLGSIASTVLQIHGVITPLAVSMGGFLTGLSFLGSGLGAIILPSLLENRLRLGLILTGVLTFLSSIISAVSISFTVNFPLIALGYFLFGFFGNAYWSMAMASTTLYVNDPGKAGFATSMYSVITNVGVSIIPVTVGVLFSDNSTIVDGVVIVVIIELIAGLLSFFLKS from the coding sequence ATGGAAACGAGAATAGTACCGTATTGGTTTTTAATCTTCACAATAGGTTTTGGGTGGTTTTCTTTAGCACCATTGGTACCAGTGTTGGAAAATTACTTTAATGTTCCCTTAAGCTCAATTCTTTTTATCATATCATCTTATGGCTACAGCATGGCTATTCTGGGCTTATTAGCGGGTTTCTTATCGGCTAAATTCACCACTAGAAGCGTTTTATTGATCTCATCCGTCTTATCCTTTATAGGACTTTTAGGTAGGGCTTTATCTAATGGCTTTCCTACTTTCTTCCTCTTCGCAATAGTGGCGTCAGTAGCTTATCCTTTAGCAGTTGCGCCAGTTGGAAGTATAGCAAGGTCAATGTTTAAAGGAAGGGCTAGTACTATTGTTGGAGTAAGCGTTGGTATCCTATTTATTGGAATGGCATTAGGCTCATTTTTCAGTCCGTCAATATTTTCTTTCATAGGCTTAAGAGGAACTCTAATGCTCTCTGCGATTTTAGCCTTAATAGCGCTGGTTTTGATTATCCCATCTTTGAGGAATTATCCTAGTGATTATGAGAGATCCCTTAAAGGTAGTTTTACTCCGGGAATGATTAAGAATTGGTATGTTGGATTAGCTGTTGCGTCTATTTCAGTGATGCTAGGTAGTATTGCTTCAACTGTTTTGCAGATTCACGGTGTAATTACTCCGTTAGCAGTTAGTATGGGAGGTTTTCTAACTGGTCTTAGCTTTCTAGGCTCGGGGCTTGGTGCTATAATACTGCCATCCTTGTTGGAAAATAGGCTGAGATTAGGTTTAATATTAACCGGTGTATTAACGTTTTTATCTTCGATTATCTCTGCAGTTTCAATTTCTTTTACCGTTAATTTCCCGTTAATAGCTTTGGGCTATTTTCTATTTGGCTTCTTCGGAAATGCCTATTGGTCAATGGCTATGGCTTCGACAACTCTTTATGTGAATGATCCAGGCAAGGCTGGTTTCGCTACTTCCATGTATAGTGTGATAACGAATGTTGGAGTCTCAATAATTCCAGTGACAGTTGGAGTTTTATTCAGCGATAATTCAACTATAGTTGATGGAGTAGTAATAGTAGTTATAATTGAGCTTATAGCTGGTTTGTTATCATTTTTCCTAAAAAGTTAG